The following proteins are encoded in a genomic region of Takifugu rubripes chromosome 9, fTakRub1.2, whole genome shotgun sequence:
- the LOC101061866 gene encoding receptor-type tyrosine-protein phosphatase beta isoform X7 — MDAPILLLFLLLGSSCGSKYETAGVMLSREYSGNLLLPGGPTAFTKLGEVQRLDGPAAAAPPPAGFLVSLSPHKSCLSSQRRQLVLVPCDLGDPAQRWAWLAGARLVHAQSSRCLWADPSPRLPGHAHPAKLSGCREAPAWSCLDTDRGFGLADTHLYLRKHATGLVVGRNLPPSEWRRYDLDPGGKERMTSLCTDAGSDAPVGHSGSFPNARTPSVSELLVLRHVAASVAAVTDGASTAVTDIRRTRSRRSETTASATDPPVLNGSDEPLSPDTITTDQTTDQSGLNGSDEPLSPDMITTDQTTDQSGLNGSDEPLSPDTITTDQTTDQSGLNGSDEPLSPDMITTDQTTDQSGLNGSDEPLSPDTITTDQTTDQSGLNGSEATSLSSDTITTDQTTDQSGLNGSDEPLSPDTITTDQTTDQSGLNGSEATSLSSDTITTDQTTDQSGLNGSEATSLSPETITTDQTTDHLGLNGSEATSLSPDMITTDQTTDQSGLNGSEATSLSSDTITTDQTTHQSGLNGSEATSLSPDTITTDQTTDQSGLNGSEATSLSPDMLTTDQTTDQSGLNGSEATSLNPDMITTDQTTDQSGLNGSEATSLSPDTITTDQTTDQSGLNGSEATSLSPDTITTDQTTDQSGLNGSEATSLSPDTITTDQTTDQSGLNGSEATSLSPDMLTTDQTTDQSGLNGSDEPLSPDTIMTDQTTDQSGLNGSEATSLSSDTITTDQTTDQSGLNGSEATSLSPDTLTTDQTTDQSGLNGSEATSLSPDMITTDQTTDQSGLNGSEATSLSPDMLTTDQTTDQSGLNGSEATSLSPDMITTDQTTDQSGLNGSEATSLSPDMLPTDQTTDQSGLNSSEATSLSPDMLTTDQTTDQSGLNGSEATSLSPDTITTDQTTDQSGLNGSEATSLSPDTITTDQTTDQSGLNGSEATSLSPDTITTDQTTDQSGLNGSEATSLSPDMLTTDQTTDQSGLNGSEATSLSPDMLTTDQTTDQSGLNGSEATSLSPDMLTTDQTTDQSGRNDNHATVTLAESRTSTSSSLPTAEVDPEVSFDPSVPSSGDSTTDSNQNATDPPRSWAEEEATHSGSALSPGSGTATPPAVPTPAASTVHQLTTPRQAPWPITQRGPSVSPTDRGGSTDRGGSTDRRGSTDRGGSTDRFSKAASAPPPPNLTTAPSNTLESSTRAMLTTTASAATEAPPTTIMAASRPAPSSLLPSTEASRCSLNWTWIRCGSDYVEVRFSSRAGPACRFSLEAAEDSGVHTTGCDLESAPEASFVCRMRSLRPGTLYQLTAVSSRDGQKSTATARTDPVGPAVLSAEPDRDHHGGSTGLRVFWSRSAGHVDWYHVTLEDSVSGFTGSTRVMGTAAPRAGFGSLVPGTRYTLSVVASSGEKNSTSVRTSAATAPAPVGRLQVAPSSSGSLAVSWQAGSGRTERVWTLLQDRDGVLLKNISLQNTATSILLDHLQPGTMYTITVVTEAVGLQSSASIQAVTVPAVVSSLRLDHNGSSHSLQASWLPAEGGVDTYLLTLSAPGSPAQERRLTPNTTQVVFRGLTPGLRYELRLRTTAGGVSSEARTSGRTVPQPVSGLSMTSDGKILKISWAPPSGYWESYNILLNNGSDVLVNQTIGKASTQLAFSSLGIGLVPGHLYEADVTVHSGSLNNTARCYGRLTPRPVQQLEVRHADESSLSVLWRPPAGEWDRYSVVLRTVDSASIVDQRVLSREATECSFYGLTSGCLYSVTVTTNSGNLSSSSSVTTRTTLAQVTGLQVSNGGSTDSLQVRWHQTSGQLDFYRILLVHGSIIIKNQSVEANTTSISFHALIPGALYRVVLTTTRAGQSSRQTVAEGRTVPAAVGEVTVSNNGRTDFLSASWRPSLGEVDSYLVTLSDHDRTLHIVSVSKSSPECVFNSLVSGRLYNISISSRSGLFYNHTLVQGRTQPSKVQNPTVTHAAQDDSLKVYWRHAAGDFDFYQVFIKHNNAFLQNRTVLKMQNECVFTDLVPGRLYTVLVSTWSGNYETSAYTHGRTFPAAVRSLVLTGSDTDRLNVTWSAAPGDVDHYEVQLLFSDMKVFPPITLGSGVEECVLSSLTPGRLYKILVSTFSGPNQKVQFIEGRTVPSKVKNIHVSNSGDSTSLKVSWTPGQGDVDAYLVFLFRQTRQLDVRRVLKHQNEVVFGSLQPGQMYDVTVQSVSGELLNNNTAGGRTVPSPVTGLQVEDLHSTHSLQVSWEEARGVSDGYVLQLLDDRGSLVTNCSLAFGETSRRVEGLTAGRKYRVQVQTTSGGVHSQRVNTEARTWPAAVADLAIQTNSTNSLLFRWSPPEGDFDSYELFLYRKDDSLQERRRVQPSSQQSSFQGLTPGAPYRMVVVTHSGEQSNQTSVWARTVPAAVVSLKAHAGNQSDTLCVSWDQGPGELSGYLLSLYNPNGSQQARMQLGSEANEAVLSDLVPGRLYRAEVLSLSKQLSNGASTLGRTAPGPATSFLFRGVTNTSLELTWSGPINSDYDDFDLQWTPRDRLSIINPYQSRTSGSRILKGMFPGRLYTFSLRTVSGAMGPRALSTYSTAIHIKIRTKPQRVPSLHCRPESSTSISCSWAPPEADYDSYTIECLHQDSRTLVYSRRTGRDSSAYVITQLEPHKRYRVSVKVISAGVTSEEAQDSVVTMIDRPPVPPLSTRVNDKSSVVTKSSIFFSFNCSWFSDVNGAVRFFTVVVTESKGSDDGQPEQRDPLPSYLDYKSNSSVTSYQTSYFPSQCAGGPDSGSHTFELGVGTGTDTLGGSCDGGQSEAESRNLKLFCDGPLKPNTAYRLSVRAFTQLLEEDSSDLGSRSPLFTDTFLSLPMVTEAEPLSGVIEGISAGVFLVAVIVGVTALLVCRQKARKAVDDRATVRMSVRRERLAAGGPSSQRGHRRTSSPIKTANFESHYVKLQADSNYLLSDEYENLKDVGRNQSQDSALLPENRGKNRYNNILPYDSTRVKLSCVDDDPCSDYINASYIPGNNFRREYVATQGPLPGTKDDFWKMVWEQNVHNVVMVTQCVEKGRVKCDHYWPFDQDPLYYGDLIVQMLSESVLPEWTIREFSICSEEQLSFTRLVRQFHYTVWPDHGVPETTQSLIQFVRTVRDYVNRSPGSGPTVVHCSAGVGRTGTFVVLDRLLQQLDNRDTVDIYGCVFDLRLHRSHMVQTECQYAYLHQCVRDVLRARKLRSEQEHLLCPIYENVNFTSQRETPCTRR, encoded by the exons ATGGACGCCCCgattctgctcctctttctcctgctgggATCCAGCTGTGGGAGTAAGTACGAAACTGCTGGTGTGATGTTGTCACGGGAATATTCTGGGAATCTTCTCCTACCGGGAGGTCCAACAG CCTTTACAAAGTTGGGGGAAGTGCAGCGGTTGGATGggccggctgctgctgccccccccccagccgggTTCCTCGTCTCGCTGTCCCCGCACAAGTCCTGTTTGTCCTCCCAACGCCGGCAGCTTGTCCTGGTGCCATGTGACCTCGGTGACCCCGCCCAGAGGTGGGCGTGGCTGGCCGGAGCTCGACTCGTCCACGCGCAGTCATCCAGGTGTCTGTGGGCGGATCCCAGTCCCCGCCTGCCTGGCCACGCCCATCCCGCCAAACTGAGCGGCTGCCGCGAGGCGCCGGCGTGGAGCTGCCTCGACACGGACCGAGGGTTCGGGCTGGCCGATACGCACCTGTACCTGAGGAAACACGCCACGGGGCTGGTGGTCGGCCGGAACCTGCCCCCGTCTGAGTGGAGGAGGTACGACCTGGACCCTGGCGGGAAGGAACGGATGACGTCACTGTGCACGGACgcag GTTCAGACGCTCCGGTTGGACACTCCGGCTCCTTCCCCAACGCTCGGACTCCTTCCGTCAGTGAACTCTTGGTCCTGAGACATGTTGCTGCGTCTGTGGCCGCAGTGACTGACGGCGCCTCCACGGCTGTTACTGACATCAGGAGAACTCGAAGCAGGAGGTCAGAAACAACCGCGTCAGCCACAGACCCACCGGTCCTAAATGGCAGTGATGAACCATTGAGTCCAGACACGATAACGACAGACCAGACCACCgaccagtcagggttaaatggCAGTGATGAACCATTGAGTCCAGACATGATAACGACAGACCAGACCACCgaccagtcagggttaaatggCAGTGATGAACCATTGAGTCCAGACACGATAACAACAGACCAGACCACTgaccagtcagggttaaatggCAGTGATGAACCATTGAGTCCAGACATGATAACGACAGACCAGACCACCgaccagtcagggttaaatggCAGTGATGAACCATTGAGTCCAGACACGATAACAACAGACCAGACCACTgaccagtcagggttaaatggtagTGAAGCTACATCCTTGAGCTCAGACACGATAACAACAGACCAGACCACTgaccagtcagggttaaatggCAGTGATGAACCATTGAGTCCAGACACGATAACAACAGACCAGACCACTgaccagtcagggttaaatggtagTGAAGCTACATCCTTGAGCTCAGACACGATAACAACAGACCAGACCACTgaccagtcagg gttaaatggtagTGAAGCTACATCCTTGAGCCCAGAGACGATAACAACAGACCAGACCACCGACCATTTAGGGTTAAATGGTAGTGAAGCTACATCCTTGAGTCCAGACATGATAACGACAGACCAGACCACTgaccagtcagggttaaatggtagTGAAGCTACATCCTTGAGCTCAGACACGATAACAACAGACCAGACCACCCaccagtcagggttaaatggtagTGAAGCTACATCCTTGAGCCCAGACACAATAACAACAGACCAGACCACCGACCAGTCAGGATTAAATGGTAGTGAAGCTACATCCTTGAGCCCAGACATGCTAACAACAGACCAGACCACCgaccagtcagggttaaatggtagTGAAGCTACATCCTTGAATCCAGACATGATAACGACAGACCAGACCACCgaccagtcagggttaaatggtagTGAAGCTACATCCTTGAGTCCAGACACGATAACGACAGACCAGACCACCgaccagtcagggttaaatggtagTGAAGCTACATCCTTGAGTCCAGACACGATAACGACAGACCAGACCACCgaccagtcagggttaaatggtagTGAAGCTACATCCTTGAGTCCAGACACGATAACGACAGACCAGACCACTgaccagtcagggttaaatggtagTGAAGCTACATCCTTGAGCCCAGACATGCTAACGACAGACCAAACCACagaccagtcagggttaaatggCAGTGATGAACCATTGAGTCCAGACACGATAATGACAGACCAAACCACCgaccagtcagggttaaatggtagTGAAGCTACATCCTTGAGCTCAGACACGATAACAACAGACCAGACCACTgaccagtcagggttaaatggtagTGAAGCTACATCCTTGAGCCCAGACACGCTAACAACAGACCAGACCACTgaccagtcagggttaaatggtagTGAAGCTACATCCTTGAGCCCAGACATGATAACGACAGACCAGACCACCgaccagtcagggttaaatggtagTGAAGCTACATCCTTGAGTCCAGACATGCTAACAACAGACCAGACCACCgaccagtcagggttaaatggtagTGAAGCTACATCCTTGAGTCCAGACATGATAACGACAGACCAGACCACCgaccagtcagggttaaatggtagTGAAGCTACATCCTTGAGCCCAGACATGCTACCAACAGACCAAACCACCGATCAGTCAGGATTAAATAGTAGTGAAGCTACATCCTTGAGCCCAGACATGCTAACAACAGACCAGACCACCgaccagtcagggttaaatggtagTGAAGCTACATCCTTGAGTCCAGACACAATAACGACAGACCAGACCACCgaccagtcagggttaaatggtagTGAAGCTACATCCTTGAGTCCAGACACAATAACGACAGACCAGACCACCgaccagtcagggttaaatggtagTGAAGCTACATCCTTGAGTCCAGACACGATAACGACAGACCAAACCACCgaccagtcagggttaaatggtagtgaagctacatccttgagcccagacatgctaacaacagaccagaccactgaccagtcagggttaaatggtagtgaagctacatccttgagcccagacatgctaacaacagaccagaccactgaccagtcagggttaaatggtagTGAAGCTACATCCTTGAGCCCAGACATGCTAACAACAGACCAGACCACCGACCAGTCAGGTAGAAATGACAACCATGCCACGGTGACTCTCGCTGAGTCAAGAACAAGCACAAGCTCGTCTCTTCCCACCGCCGAGGTCGATCCGGAAGTCTCCTTTGACCCTTCAGTTCCTTCGTCTGGCGATTCCACCACAGACTCAAACCAAAATGCAACAGACCCACCGCGTTCATGGGCCGAGGAGGAGGCGACACACAGTGGCTCCGCCCTTTCACCTGGCTCAGGCACGGCCACGCCTCCTGCAGTACCGACACCTGCAGCGTCAACAGTGCATCAGCTCACAACCCCTCGACAGGCGCCGTGGCCCATCACCCAACGTGGGCCGTCTGTGTCCCCCACAGACCGGGGGGGGTCCACAGACCGGGGGGGGTCCACAGACCGGAGGGGGTCCACAGACCGGGGGGGGTCCAcagaccgcttctccaaggcgGCTTCAGCGCCGCCACCTCCGAATCTGACAACAGCGCCGTCAAACACACTGGAATCATCCACCAGAGCGATGCTCACCACCACGGCCAGTGCTGCCACAGAAGCTCCGCCCACGACCATCATGGCGGCGTCCCGTCCGGCGCCCAGCAGCCTG ctgccgtcCACCGAGGCCTCGCGCTGCTCCCTGAACTGGACCTGGATCCGCTGCGGCTCCGATTACGTGGAGGTGAGGTTCTCCAGCAGGGCGGGTCCGGCTTGTCGGTTCAGCCTGGAGGCGGCCGAGGACTCAGGTGTTCACACCACCGGCTGTGACCTGGAATCAGCACCTGAAGCCTCCTTCGTTTGCCGGATGAGGAGTCTGCGTCCCGGGACCCTGTACCAGCTGACGGCAGTCTCCAGCAGGGACGGACAGAAGAGCACCGCCACAGCTcgtacag ACCCGGTGGGTCCAGCTGTCCTGAGTGCCGAGCCAGACCGGGACCACCACGGAGGCTCGACGGGCCTGCGGGTGTTCTGGTCTCGCTCTGCCGGTCACGTGGACTGGTACCATGTGACTCTGGAGGACAGCGTGTCTGGGTTCACTGGCAGCACCAGGGTCATGGGCACTGCGGCCCCCCGGGCCGGATTCGGCTCGCTGGTCCCGGGGACCCGCTACACTCTCAGTGTGGTGGCTTCATCCGGGGAGAAGAATTCCACATCTGTCCGCACATCAGCAGCGACAG CGCCAGCACCTGTTGGCCGCCTGCAGGTGGCGCCCTCGTCCTCAGGCAGCCTCGCGGTCTCCTGGCAGGCGGGTTCGGGCAGAACCGAGCGGGTCTGGACTCTGCTGCAGGACCGGGATGGTGTTTTGCTAAAGAACATCTCTCTACAGAACACTGCTACCTCTATTCTACTGGACCACCTGCAGCCTGGCACCATGTACACCATCACCGTGGTAACAGAGGCCGTGGGTCTACAGAGCTCCGCCTCCATTCAGGCCGTCACAG TGCCAGCAGTGGTGTCCAGTCTGAGGCTGGACCACAACGGCAGCTCACACAGTCTACAGGCCTCCTGGCTCCCTGCTGAGGGGGGGGTGGACACGTACCTGCTGACCCTGTCCGCTCCAGGAAGCCCCGCCCAGGAGCGGCGCCTGACTCCTAACACCACCCAG GTGGTGTTCAGGGGTCTGACCCCCGGCCTCAGGTACGAGCTGAGGCTCAGGACCACAGCTGGAGGAGTGAGCTCAGAGGCAAGAACCAGCGGGAGGACAG TGCCCCAGCCGGTGTCGGGTCTCTCCATGACAAGTGATGGCAAGATCCTGAAAATCAGCTGGGCGCCCCCTAGCGGCTACTGGGAGAGCTACAACATCCTGTTGAACAACGGCTCGGACGTTTTGGTGAACCAGACCATCGGCAAAGCGAGCACCCAGCTGGCGTTCTCCAGCCTCGGCATCGGTCTGGTGCCAGGACACCTGTATGAGGCCGACGTGACCGTTCACAGTGGCAGCCTGAATAACACGGCCCGTTGCTATGGACGACTGA CGCCGCGTCCCGTCCAGCAGCTGGAAGTCCGTCACGCTGATGAATCCAGTCTCAGCGTCCTGTGGAGGCCACCAGCTGGTGAATGGGACCGCTACAGCGTGGTCCTCAGGACGGTGGACAGCGCGTCCATCGTGGATCAGCGGGTCCTCTCCAGGGAGGCTACAGAGTGCAGCTTCTATGGTCTCACCTCTGGATGCCTGTACTCCGTCACCGTGACAACCAACAGTGGCAacctgagcagctcctcctctgttacCACCAGAACAA CTCTTGCTCAGGTCACGGGGTTGCAGGTCTCTAATGGCGGCAGCACGGACAGCCTGCAGGTCCGGTGGCACCAAACCTCTGGGCAACTGGATTTTTATCGAATCCTGCTGGTCCATGGCAGCATAATCATCAAGAACCAGAGTGTGGAGGCCAACACGACCAGCATCAGCTTCCACGCTCTGATTCCTGGAGCGCTCTACAGGGTGGTGTTAACCACCACCAGAGCTGGTCAGAGCTCCAGGCAGACGGTGGCAGAGGGACGCACAG TCCCGGCAGCAGTTGGAGAGGTGACGGTCAGCAACAACGGTCGTACGGACTTCCTCAGCGCGTCTTGGCGTCCATCGCTCGGGGAGGTGGACAGCTACCTGGTGACCCTGAGCGACCACGACAGGACGCTGCACATTGTCTCAGTGTCCAAGTCCAGTCCCGAGTGCGTGTTCAACTCTCTGGTGTCGGGCCGTCTCTACAACATCTCCATCAGCTCCCGCAGTGGCCTCTTCTACAACCACACTCTGGTTCAGGGGCGGACAC AACCCTCTAAAGTGCAGAACCCAACGGTGACGCACGCCGCCCAAGACGACTCCCTCAAGGTTTACTGGCGTCACGCTGCAGGAGACTTCGACTTCTACCAGGTGTTCATCAAACACAACAACGCGTTCCTGCAGAACCGAACGGTCCTGAAGATGCAGAACGAGTGCGTGTTCACCGACCTTGTGCCCGGCAGGCTCTACACAGTTCTGGTCAGCACCTGGAGTGGGAATTATGAGACCAGTGCTTACACCCATGGCAGGACAT TCCCAGCAGCTGTCCGATCCCTGGTTCTGACTGGTTCTGACACGGACAGACTGAATGTCACGTGGTCAGCGGCGCCCGGAGATGTGGATCACTATgaggtgcagctgctcttcagtGATATGAAGGTGTTTCCTCCCATCACTTTGGGCAGCGGCGTGGAAGAGTGCGTCCTGTCCTCGCTCACACCTGGGCGCCTTTACAAGATCCTGGTGTCCACCTTCAGTGGCCCGAACCAGAAAGTCCAGTTCATCGAGGGCCGTACGG ttccTAGCAAAGTCAAAAACATCCACGTCAGTAACAGCGGCGACAGCACCAGCCTGAAGGTGAGCTGGACACCTGGTCAGGGGGACGTGGACGCGTACTTGGTGTTCCTGTTCAGGCAGACCCGACAGCTGGATGTGCGGCGAGTCCTCAAACACCAGAACGAGGTCGTGTTCGGCTCCCTGCAGCCAGGGCAGATGTACGATGTGACGGTCCAGTCAGTGAGCGGAGAGCTGCTCAACAACAACACGGCCGGCGGACGCACAG TGCCCTCACCAGTGACGGGTCTTCAGGTGGAGGACCTGCACTCCACCCACAGCTTGCAGGTGAGCTGGGAGGAGGCTCGCGGTGTTTCCGACGGCTacgtcctgcagctcctggatgaCCGAGGCAGCCTGGTGACAAACTGCTCTCTGGCCTTTGGTGAAACCAGCCGTAGGGTTGAAGGCCTCACCGCTGGCAGGAAATACAGAGTCCAGGTCCAAACCACCAGTGGGGGGGTCCACAGTCAGCGTGTCAACACTGAGGCCCGCACAT GGCCCGCTGCCGTCGCTGATCTGGCCATTCAAACCAACAGCACCAACAGCCTGCTGTTCCGCTGGTCGCCGCCAGAGGGAGACTTTGACAGCTACGAGCTCTTCCTCTACAGGAAGGACGACTCGCTGCAGGAGAGACGGCGAGTTCAgcccagcagccagcagtcCTCCTTCCAGGGTCTCACACCTGGAGCTCCCTATCGCATGGTGGTGGTGACCCACAGTGGAGAGCAGAGCAACCAGACATCAGTCTGGGCCAGGACAG TCCCAGCAGCCGTGGTGTCTTTGAAAGCTCATGCTGGAAACCAGTCTGACACTCTGTGCGTGAGCTGGGACCAGGGCCCAGGTGAGCTCAGCGGCTACCTGTTGTCTCTCTACAACCCCAACGGCTCGCAACAGGCCAGGATGCAGCTGGGCTCAGAGGCGAATGAGGCGGTCCTCTCAGACTTGGTCCCAGGCCGACTTTACAGAGCCGAGGTGCTGAGTCTCAGTAAACAGCTGAGCAACGGAGCCAGCACACTGGGTcggacag ctccaggGCCTGCCACTTCTTTCCTGTTCAGGGGAgtcaccaacacctccctggaGCTCACCTGGAGTGGCCCCATCAACTCTGACTACGACGACTTTGACCTGCAGTGGACGCCTCGAGACCGTCTGTCCATCATCAACCCCTACCAGAGTCGCACGTCCGGCAGCCGCATCCTAAAAGGGATGTTCCCTGGGCGACTGTACACCTTCAGCCTCCGTACGGTCAGCGGGGCCATGGGGCCGAGGGCCTTATCCACTTACAGTACAGCCATTCACATCAAAATCCGAACCA AGCCCCAACGGGTCCCCAGCCTCCACTGCCGCCCAGAgagctccacctccatctcctgCTCTTGGGCGCCCCCAGAGGCCGACTATGACTCCTACACCATTGAATGCCTCCACCAAGACTCCCGGACCTTGGTCTACTCCAGACGCACCGGACGAGACTCCAGCGCCTACGTCATCACCCAGCTGGAGCCCCACAAACGCTATCGGGTGTCAGTGAAGGTCATCTCTGCAGGGGTGACCAGCGAAGAGGCTCAGGACAGCGTGGTCACCATGATTGATC GACCTCCAGTGCCCCCCCTCAGTACCCGGGTCAACGACAAGTCTTCTGTGGTCACCAAGTCCTCCATCTTCTTCAGCTTTAACTGCAGCTGGTTCAGTGACGTCAACGGAGCCGTCAGGTTCTTCACGGTCGTGGTGACGGAATCCAAAG gtagcGATGACGGCCAACCTGAGCAGAGGGACCCTCTGCCCTCGTACCTGGACTACAAATCCAACAGCTCCGTCACGTCCTACCAGACCAGTTACTTCCCCAGTCAGTGCGCCGGGGGGCCCGACAGCGGCTCCCACACCTTTGAGCTGGGCGTAGGGACAGGGACGGACACCCTGGGGGGCTCGTGTGACGGTGGACAGTCGGAAGCAGAGAGCAGAAACCTGAAGCTGTTCTGTGATGGACCTCTCAAGCCCAACACTGCCTACAG GCTCAGCGTCCGCGCCTTCACTCAGCTGTTGGAGGAGGACAGCAGCGACCTGGGCAGCAGGTCTCCCCTCTTCACTGACACCTTCCTGTCGCTGCCCATGGTCACCGAGGCCG AGCCTTTGAGCGGCGTGATCGAGGGCATCAGCGCCGGCGTGTTCCTCGTTGCCGTGATTGTAGGCGTCACCGCTCTGCTGGTCTGCAGACAAAAGGCTCGCAAGGC GGTGGATGACAGAGCGACCGTCAGGATGAGcgtgaggagagagaggctggCAGCAGGAGGTCCAAGCAGCCAGAGAGG ccatCGCCGCACCTCCAG CCCCATCAAAACTGCAAACTTTGAGAGCCACTACGTCAAACTGCAGGCGGACTCCAACTACCTGCTGTCAGACGAGTACGAG AACCTTAAAGATGTCGGCCGGAATCAGAGCCAGGACTCGGCTCTGCTGCCTGAGAACCGCGGCAAGAACCGATACAACAACATCCTCCCCT ATGACTCCACGAGGGTGAAGCTGTCCTGTGTGGATGACGACCCATGTTCTGACTACATCAACGCCAGTTACATCCCC GGGAATAACTTCCGTCGGGAGTACGTCGCCACTCAGGGACCCTTGCCGGGAACAAAAGATGACTTCTGGAAGATGGTGTGGGAGCAGAACGTCCATAACGTGGTGATGGTGACCCAGTGTGTGGAGAAAggcagg GTGAAGTGTGACCACTACTGGCCCTTTGACCAGGATCCTCTGTACTACGGCGACCTGATTGTCCAGATGCTGTCAGAGTCGGTCCTCCCAGAGTGGACCATACGAGAGTTCAGCATCTGCAGC gAAGAACAGCTGAGCTTCACACGGCTGGTTCGGCAGTTCCACTACACCGTGTGGCCCGATCACGGGGTGCCAGAAACCACCCAGTCTCTGATTCAGTTCGTCCGGACTGTCCGAGACTACGTCAACAGAAGTCCTGGATCTGGACCCACGGTGGTCCACTGCAG tgccggggtgggTCGCACAGGCACCTTTGTGGTGCTGGACcgactgctgcagcagctggacaacAGGGACACGGTGGACATTTACGGCTGCGTGTTCGACCTGCGGCTCCACCGCTCACACATGGTGCAGACGGAG TGTCAGTACGCCTACCTCCATCAGTGCGTTCGGGACGTCCTCAGAGCCCGGAAGCTCCGCAGCGAGCAGGAGCACCTCCTCTGTCCCATCTATGAAAATGTGAACTTCACGTCCCAGAGAG AGACGCCGTGCACCAGACGTTAA